A stretch of the Arthrobacter sp. PAMC 25486 genome encodes the following:
- a CDS encoding alpha/beta fold hydrolase translates to MAFHQGTLEGSTIDVGTGVRINYFDSGGDGSPVVILHGLAGSAREFFPTADALPDFRTILIDLRGHGRSTRSPSDLSRKAFVDDVVYVIKAVVGGPVTLVGQSMGGHTAMLVAAARSDLVTRLVLLETGPGSGTHTQNEAMGDFFRSWALPSRIVRLPARILAMVH, encoded by the coding sequence ATGGCATTTCACCAGGGCACCCTCGAAGGATCCACTATCGATGTGGGAACGGGCGTGCGTATCAACTATTTTGATTCGGGTGGCGATGGCTCTCCCGTGGTCATTTTGCATGGGCTTGCGGGCAGCGCCAGGGAGTTCTTCCCGACTGCGGATGCGCTCCCTGATTTTCGGACCATCCTCATTGACCTCCGCGGCCATGGGCGAAGCACTCGAAGCCCGAGTGATCTATCTAGGAAAGCCTTCGTTGACGATGTCGTTTACGTGATTAAGGCTGTCGTGGGTGGACCTGTGACGCTTGTCGGGCAGTCCATGGGCGGGCACACGGCAATGCTCGTCGCGGCAGCCCGGTCAGATCTTGTCACTAGGCTGGTGCTACTGGAAACCGGCCCCGGTAGTGGCACGCACACCCAGAACGAGGCCATGGGTGACTTCTTTCGTTCGTGGGCATTGCCTTCCCGAATCGTGAGGTTGCCCGCGCGCATATTGGCGATGGTCCACTAG
- the pstC gene encoding phosphate ABC transporter permease subunit PstC: MSTTKLAPVSGKGPAGAGRIGDKVFSGAALGAGALIVAVLFAVALFLVVQALPTFGAPAADITGGEGFFSYIFPIVIGTLIAATIALLIATPIGVAVALFISHYAPRRLARGLGYVVDLLAAIPSVVYGAWGASFLASSLKAPYAWLADNLGWIPIFAGPASGTGKTILTAGIVLAVMVLPIIASLTREIFLQAPMLHQEAALALGATRWEMIRMAVLPFARGGIISAVMLGLGRALGETMAVALVLSSGPLIASLIRSGNQTIAAEIALDFPEAFGLRMHELIAAGLVLFLITLAVNMVARWIINRHKEFSGAN; this comes from the coding sequence TTGTCCACCACGAAGCTCGCACCCGTATCGGGTAAAGGGCCAGCCGGAGCAGGCCGCATCGGAGATAAAGTCTTCTCCGGTGCGGCTCTGGGTGCCGGTGCGCTCATTGTCGCCGTGCTGTTTGCGGTTGCCCTGTTCCTTGTAGTCCAGGCACTGCCAACCTTTGGCGCCCCGGCAGCCGACATTACCGGGGGAGAGGGGTTCTTCTCCTACATCTTCCCCATCGTCATCGGCACCTTGATCGCCGCCACCATTGCCCTGTTGATCGCCACCCCCATCGGCGTGGCGGTGGCCTTGTTTATCTCGCACTACGCCCCGCGCCGTCTGGCCCGGGGCCTGGGTTATGTGGTGGACCTCCTGGCAGCCATCCCTTCAGTTGTTTACGGTGCCTGGGGTGCAAGCTTCCTCGCCTCCTCGCTGAAGGCGCCCTACGCGTGGCTGGCCGACAACCTTGGCTGGATCCCCATCTTCGCCGGACCCGCCTCCGGCACCGGTAAAACCATTTTGACGGCCGGCATTGTCCTCGCCGTCATGGTCCTGCCCATCATCGCCTCACTCACCCGGGAGATTTTCCTGCAGGCCCCCATGCTGCACCAAGAAGCGGCGCTGGCACTGGGCGCCACCCGGTGGGAAATGATCCGCATGGCAGTTCTGCCCTTCGCCCGCGGCGGCATCATCAGCGCCGTCATGCTGGGATTGGGCCGCGCGCTTGGTGAGACCATGGCCGTTGCCCTGGTGCTCTCCTCGGGGCCGCTGATCGCCTCCCTGATCCGTTCCGGCAACCAAACCATTGCCGCCGAGATCGCCCTGGACTTCCCGGAAGCATTCGGCCTGCGCATGCACGAACTCATCGCCGCCGGACTCGTCCTGTTCCTCATCACTCTCGCGGTGAACATGGTGGCCCGTTGGATCATCAACCGCCACAAAGAATTCTCGGGAGCCAACTAG
- the pstA gene encoding phosphate ABC transporter permease PstA, with the protein MATLMTERKRSALTRGRLPRYTPWVIAIGAIIVAAALMSLIGFNVFGWAVLSAVLFTVANVVSAAVVEGRRKATDKMMTSLVLGAFLVALLPLISVIWTVLVNGVPGLLTPGFLSTSMNGVTGAVDNASVKDGTPVLGGVYHALMGSVLITLWATIISVPVGLLTAIYLVEYSAGNKFSKVITFLVDVMTGIPSIVAGLFAAAFFAMILGPGTKTGFVAAVALSVLMIPVVVRSSEEMLKIVPNELREAAYALGVRKWRTILKVVIPTAISGIASGVTLAIARVIGETAPLLVTAGFATTINMNVFAGWMSSLPTFIYTQIMTPTSPSNADPSTQRAWAAALLLIILVMLLNLGARMVARLFAPKTGR; encoded by the coding sequence ATGGCCACGCTCATGACTGAACGCAAGCGCTCGGCGCTGACCCGCGGCCGCCTCCCGCGCTACACCCCCTGGGTGATCGCCATCGGAGCCATCATTGTTGCGGCAGCCCTGATGTCGCTCATCGGCTTTAACGTCTTTGGCTGGGCCGTACTCTCCGCAGTGCTTTTCACCGTCGCCAACGTCGTCTCCGCCGCAGTGGTGGAGGGCCGCCGCAAGGCCACCGACAAGATGATGACCTCGCTGGTGCTCGGCGCATTCCTGGTGGCCCTGCTGCCCTTGATTTCGGTCATCTGGACCGTCCTCGTCAACGGTGTCCCCGGCCTGCTGACCCCCGGCTTCCTGAGCACCTCAATGAATGGTGTGACGGGCGCCGTCGACAATGCATCGGTGAAGGACGGCACCCCGGTCTTGGGTGGCGTCTACCACGCACTCATGGGCTCGGTGCTGATCACCCTATGGGCCACCATCATCTCCGTGCCGGTGGGCCTGCTCACCGCCATCTACCTGGTGGAATACAGCGCCGGCAACAAGTTTTCGAAGGTCATCACCTTCCTGGTCGACGTTATGACGGGCATCCCCTCGATCGTGGCCGGCCTGTTTGCGGCCGCCTTCTTCGCCATGATCCTGGGCCCCGGTACCAAGACAGGGTTCGTGGCCGCCGTCGCGCTGTCCGTGCTCATGATTCCGGTGGTGGTGCGCTCCAGCGAGGAAATGCTCAAGATCGTCCCGAACGAGCTGCGCGAGGCCGCCTACGCCTTGGGCGTACGGAAGTGGCGCACCATCCTGAAGGTGGTCATTCCGACGGCGATCTCGGGCATCGCCTCGGGTGTCACCCTGGCCATTGCCCGGGTCATCGGCGAGACCGCACCGCTGCTCGTCACGGCAGGCTTCGCCACCACCATCAACATGAACGTTTTCGCCGGCTGGATGTCGTCGCTGCCCACGTTTATCTACACACAGATCATGACGCCCACCTCGCCGTCCAACGCCGACCCATCCACGCAGCGTGCCTGGGCTGCGGCGCTGCTGCTGATCATCCTCGTCATGCTCCTGAACCTCGGCGCCCGCATGGTGGCCCGCCTCTTTGCGCCGAAAACCGGCCGCTAA
- a CDS encoding alpha/beta fold hydrolase: MGIAFPNREVARAHIGDGPLEQAWVDDLEQCSDGLWPRFDADVMVAAINAVSEPRWHEWESVEGPTLVAYGENGMFTPDEKSEFVRRGRNAVRIDLAGASHDAHLDAFEDWIAALRSFLLP; encoded by the coding sequence GTGGGCATTGCCTTCCCGAATCGTGAGGTTGCCCGCGCGCATATTGGCGATGGTCCACTAGAACAAGCGTGGGTGGATGATCTTGAACAATGCAGCGATGGCCTGTGGCCACGGTTCGATGCTGACGTCATGGTCGCGGCAATCAACGCGGTATCGGAGCCGAGGTGGCACGAATGGGAGAGCGTAGAAGGACCAACGCTCGTCGCGTACGGAGAGAACGGAATGTTCACCCCCGATGAGAAATCTGAATTTGTCAGACGGGGGCGCAATGCCGTACGAATCGACCTCGCTGGAGCCTCCCATGACGCACACCTTGACGCCTTCGAAGACTGGATCGCGGCGTTACGATCGTTTCTATTGCCCTAA
- a CDS encoding GNAT family N-acetyltransferase, with the protein MISIRAAIDTDYSALLEIWRRSVEATHEFLTPADVDAIEQDVATYLPQMSDLRVAEEGGQLIGFIAIENDTVEMLFVDALAQGRGIGSALLASVVTGRESIRVDVNEQNPSGRNFYAAKGFTEIGRSETDGEGRAFPLLHLHLAPAQAYQPQS; encoded by the coding sequence ATGATTTCTATCCGCGCAGCTATCGATACCGACTACTCTGCACTACTCGAGATCTGGCGGCGCTCTGTAGAGGCAACACACGAGTTCTTGACGCCAGCGGATGTCGATGCCATTGAGCAGGACGTAGCAACATATTTGCCGCAGATGTCCGACCTGCGCGTTGCCGAAGAAGGTGGGCAACTCATAGGGTTCATCGCGATCGAGAATGACACAGTGGAGATGCTGTTTGTTGATGCGCTTGCGCAGGGCCGTGGGATCGGAAGTGCCCTACTTGCTTCTGTCGTCACTGGCCGGGAGTCCATACGAGTCGATGTCAACGAACAGAATCCATCGGGACGAAACTTTTACGCCGCAAAAGGATTCACTGAGATAGGTCGGTCCGAAACCGACGGTGAAGGCCGCGCGTTCCCGCTTCTGCACCTGCACCTCGCACCTGCACAGGCATATCAACCACAAAGTTAA
- a CDS encoding aromatic acid exporter family protein: MNEAPAEPTQVAATVLFLRRRIRLGLRRSASSVLPALLMAFCAVGAYYFSELVLGHQGPLFAATSAIIALGFSRDPRLRRVLEVGLGCTIGIALGDLLLHWLGAGIWQAVLVLFLSILLARFLDSGAIFTTQLALQSLLVVLLPMPAGGPFTRSLDAVVGGCFALAATLLLPRDPRREPKDDLKEVLGELSLVLRECASALSYNDSTTAWHALVRARSQQPRIDAMRQGLRGSVEIAKLSPLYRRHLQEVEGLSKLMVRVDYAMRSSRVLARRLASVINNAALSDSGSVHLAEVMSETATAVDELGAALSDTTSRATLSHARDALADIATRLHPQKLDITRMEGETVVLLFRTLMVDLLEAANMDPTEARSLLPDL, translated from the coding sequence ATGAACGAAGCCCCGGCAGAGCCAACCCAGGTGGCCGCGACCGTGCTGTTTCTGCGGCGGCGGATCCGGTTGGGGCTGCGCCGCAGCGCCAGCTCGGTGCTCCCGGCGTTACTCATGGCGTTTTGTGCCGTGGGCGCCTACTACTTCTCCGAACTGGTGCTGGGCCATCAGGGACCGTTGTTTGCTGCCACCAGCGCCATCATTGCGCTCGGTTTTTCCCGGGATCCACGCCTGCGCCGGGTCCTTGAGGTGGGCCTTGGCTGCACCATCGGCATTGCCCTGGGTGATCTCCTGCTGCACTGGCTGGGTGCGGGGATCTGGCAGGCGGTCCTGGTGTTGTTCCTGTCCATCCTGCTGGCAAGGTTTCTGGACAGCGGCGCCATCTTCACCACGCAGCTGGCCCTGCAGTCGCTCCTTGTGGTGTTGCTGCCCATGCCGGCCGGCGGGCCGTTCACCCGCAGCCTGGACGCCGTCGTGGGTGGTTGTTTCGCCCTCGCCGCCACGCTGCTGCTGCCGCGGGACCCCCGGCGCGAGCCCAAGGACGATCTCAAGGAGGTCCTAGGCGAGCTCTCCCTGGTGCTGCGCGAATGCGCTTCGGCCCTGTCCTACAACGATTCCACCACCGCCTGGCATGCCCTGGTCCGTGCCCGCAGCCAGCAGCCGCGCATCGATGCCATGCGCCAGGGACTGCGCGGGTCGGTGGAGATTGCCAAGCTTTCCCCGCTGTACCGCCGGCACCTGCAGGAAGTTGAGGGGCTTTCGAAGCTCATGGTGCGGGTGGATTACGCCATGCGATCCAGCCGTGTTTTGGCACGGCGGCTGGCCAGTGTCATCAACAACGCCGCCCTCTCGGACAGCGGTTCCGTCCACCTGGCCGAGGTCATGAGCGAGACCGCCACGGCGGTGGATGAGCTGGGCGCGGCTCTCTCCGACACCACCTCGCGGGCCACCCTTTCCCACGCGCGAGACGCCCTGGCCGATATCGCCACCCGCCTGCATCCGCAAAAGTTGGACATCACCCGGATGGAGGGCGAGACCGTGGTACTGCTCTTCCGCACGCTCATGGTCGACCTGCTGGAGGCCGCCAACATGGACCCCACCGAGGCCCGCTCGCTCCTACCTGACCTCTGA
- the radA gene encoding DNA repair protein RadA translates to MATKSTKNNAGQNFRCTECGWSAVKWVGRCGECQAWGTLEEVGTVVIRTTAATTVVRPAQLISEVDASKAAHNLTGVPELDRVLGGGMVPGAVILLAGEPGVGKSTLLLDVAAKFARNEHGREPQKVLYLTGEESAAQVKLRAERIGAVADTLYLGAETDLGTALGQVEAVKPTLLIVDSVQTFSSAMVDGSAGGVSQVREVAASLIAAAKRLNMTTLLVGHVTKDGSIAGPRLLEHLVDVVCQFDGERHSRLRLLRAVKNRYGQTDEVGCFDLTDDGIEGLADPSGLFTTRTTTPVSGTCITVTMEGRRPLLAEVQALLTPSVGSQPRRTVSGLDSTRIGMLLAVLQQRAGLRLDADDSYVATVGGARLSEPAMDLAVALSIVSAKTNKVVHHKMVAFGEVGLAGEVRPVPGINQRIQEASRLGYTHALVPKSSTGPGPIPPDFTVKEIEHIAEATELIRHGSTGPYGS, encoded by the coding sequence ATGGCAACAAAGAGCACAAAGAACAACGCCGGGCAGAACTTCCGCTGCACCGAATGCGGCTGGAGCGCCGTCAAATGGGTGGGTCGCTGCGGTGAATGCCAGGCATGGGGAACCCTGGAGGAGGTTGGCACCGTCGTCATCAGGACCACTGCGGCCACAACGGTGGTGCGCCCAGCGCAACTCATTTCAGAGGTGGACGCCTCCAAGGCCGCGCATAACCTCACGGGCGTGCCCGAGCTCGACCGCGTTCTGGGAGGTGGCATGGTGCCGGGTGCCGTGATACTGCTGGCGGGGGAACCCGGCGTCGGAAAATCCACGCTGCTCCTTGACGTTGCCGCCAAGTTTGCCCGCAATGAGCACGGCCGGGAACCGCAAAAGGTGCTGTACCTGACGGGCGAGGAATCCGCGGCCCAGGTGAAGCTGCGCGCCGAACGCATTGGCGCCGTCGCGGACACCTTGTATTTGGGTGCGGAAACCGATCTTGGCACCGCCCTTGGCCAGGTCGAGGCCGTCAAGCCCACCCTGCTGATCGTGGATTCGGTGCAGACGTTTAGCAGCGCCATGGTGGACGGCAGCGCCGGCGGGGTGTCGCAGGTGCGTGAAGTTGCTGCCTCGCTCATTGCTGCGGCCAAGCGGCTGAACATGACCACGCTGCTGGTGGGCCATGTGACCAAGGATGGTTCCATTGCCGGGCCGCGGCTGCTGGAGCACCTGGTGGATGTTGTCTGTCAGTTCGACGGCGAGCGCCACTCGCGCCTGCGCCTGTTGCGGGCAGTCAAGAACAGGTACGGCCAAACCGATGAGGTGGGTTGCTTCGACCTGACGGATGACGGCATTGAGGGCCTGGCCGATCCGAGCGGGCTGTTCACCACGCGCACCACCACGCCCGTGTCCGGGACCTGCATTACGGTCACCATGGAGGGGCGCCGGCCCCTGCTGGCCGAGGTCCAGGCACTGCTGACACCGTCCGTGGGTTCGCAGCCGCGGCGCACGGTGAGCGGGCTGGACTCCACCCGCATCGGCATGCTGCTTGCCGTGCTGCAGCAGCGGGCCGGGCTCCGCCTGGATGCCGATGACAGCTATGTGGCAACGGTGGGCGGGGCGCGGCTGAGCGAGCCCGCCATGGACCTTGCCGTGGCACTGTCAATCGTCTCCGCCAAGACCAACAAGGTGGTGCACCACAAGATGGTGGCCTTCGGAGAGGTGGGGTTGGCGGGTGAGGTTCGTCCCGTGCCGGGCATCAATCAGCGCATCCAGGAGGCCAGCCGTCTTGGCTACACGCACGCTCTGGTTCCCAAGAGCAGCACCGGTCCCGGCCCCATCCCACCGGATTTCACGGTGAAGGAGATCGAGCACATTGCGGAGGCCACCGAGCTCATCCGGCACGGTTCAACGGGCCCCTACGGCAGTTAG
- the pstB gene encoding phosphate ABC transporter ATP-binding protein PstB, whose translation MSKRIDVSDLNVYYGDFRAVEDVNITIEAKSVTAFIGPSGCGKSTFLRTLNRMHEVIPGARVEGKVLLDGDNLYADGVDPVTVRSQIGMVFQRPNPFPTMSIRDNVLAGVKLNNRRMPKSDAEALVEKSLRGANLWNEVKDRLEKPGSGLSGGQQQRLCIARAIAVSPDVILMDEPCSALDPISTLAIEDLINELKDEYTVVIVTHNMQQAARVSDKTAFFNIAGTGKPGKLIEYAETATIFNNPSQKSTEDYVSGRFG comes from the coding sequence ATGTCCAAACGTATTGATGTCAGTGATTTGAATGTGTACTACGGCGATTTCCGTGCCGTGGAGGACGTCAACATCACCATTGAGGCCAAGTCCGTGACAGCCTTCATCGGCCCCTCCGGCTGTGGCAAGTCCACGTTCCTGCGCACCTTGAACCGCATGCACGAGGTCATCCCCGGCGCCCGCGTCGAGGGCAAGGTGCTCCTCGACGGTGACAACCTCTATGCCGACGGCGTGGACCCCGTGACGGTGCGCAGCCAGATCGGCATGGTGTTCCAGCGCCCCAACCCGTTCCCCACCATGAGCATCCGCGACAACGTGCTGGCCGGCGTCAAGCTGAACAACCGCCGCATGCCCAAGTCCGACGCCGAGGCGCTCGTGGAGAAGTCCCTGCGCGGCGCCAACCTATGGAACGAGGTCAAGGACCGCCTCGAGAAGCCCGGTTCCGGCCTGTCCGGCGGGCAGCAGCAGCGCCTGTGCATCGCCCGTGCCATCGCCGTCTCGCCCGACGTGATCCTCATGGACGAGCCCTGCTCCGCCCTCGACCCCATCTCCACCCTGGCCATTGAGGACCTCATCAACGAGCTCAAGGACGAGTACACCGTTGTCATCGTCACCCACAACATGCAGCAGGCCGCCCGTGTGTCCGACAAGACCGCCTTCTTCAACATCGCCGGCACCGGCAAGCCCGGCAAGCTCATTGAGTACGCAGAAACTGCCACCATCTTCAACAACCCCTCGCAGAAGTCCACCGAGGATTACGTCTCGGGCCGCTTCGGGTAA
- the pstS gene encoding phosphate ABC transporter substrate-binding protein PstS, whose translation MKALHIGRVAAVLTVGALALTACGTDSVVPPADGGSTSTSAGASVTGTLTGTGASSISAAMDAWKAGFESANSGAKIQYSPEGSGAGRKALIAGAVQFAGSDAYLKDEELASAQEKCGPDGAINIPWYISPIAVAFNVEGVKDLKLDADTIAKIFRGDIKNWNDAAIKAANPDATLPDLAITPVHRSDNSGTTENFTDYLAAAASSVWTDAKSGDWPTSLPGENAKGTSGVVKTVTETAGAITYADDSAVTDALGKVELKVGDSFVPVTAEAAAKAVDAATIVEGRSANDLSLKLDRTTTVAGAYPAVLVSYGVLCASYPDAATADLVKAFGTFVLSDEGQQQAADAAKSAPLSADLAAKAKTAIDSISVAK comes from the coding sequence GTGAAGGCACTTCACATCGGCCGTGTGGCAGCAGTACTGACCGTCGGCGCATTGGCACTGACAGCGTGCGGCACTGACAGCGTTGTTCCCCCGGCAGACGGCGGATCAACCAGCACCTCGGCAGGCGCCTCCGTCACCGGCACCCTGACCGGCACCGGCGCCAGCTCCATCTCCGCAGCAATGGACGCGTGGAAGGCCGGCTTCGAGTCCGCCAACTCCGGCGCCAAGATCCAGTACTCACCCGAAGGCTCCGGCGCAGGACGCAAGGCCCTGATCGCAGGCGCTGTGCAGTTCGCCGGATCCGACGCGTACCTGAAGGACGAAGAGCTCGCCTCCGCCCAGGAAAAGTGCGGCCCCGACGGCGCCATCAACATCCCCTGGTACATTTCCCCGATCGCTGTCGCGTTCAACGTTGAAGGGGTCAAGGACCTCAAGCTCGACGCCGACACCATCGCCAAGATCTTCCGCGGCGACATCAAGAACTGGAACGACGCAGCCATCAAGGCCGCCAACCCGGACGCCACCCTGCCGGACCTGGCCATCACGCCCGTGCACCGCTCGGACAACTCGGGCACCACCGAGAACTTCACCGACTACCTGGCCGCAGCCGCCTCCAGCGTGTGGACGGATGCGAAGTCAGGCGACTGGCCCACCTCACTGCCCGGCGAGAACGCCAAGGGCACCTCCGGTGTTGTCAAGACGGTCACCGAGACCGCCGGCGCCATCACGTACGCCGATGACTCGGCCGTCACCGACGCACTGGGCAAGGTTGAGTTGAAGGTTGGAGATTCCTTCGTCCCCGTCACCGCAGAGGCCGCAGCCAAGGCAGTCGACGCCGCGACGATCGTTGAAGGCCGCAGCGCCAACGACCTCTCCCTGAAGCTTGACCGCACCACCACCGTGGCCGGCGCCTACCCGGCCGTGCTGGTTTCCTACGGCGTGCTCTGTGCCTCCTACCCCGACGCCGCCACAGCCGACCTGGTCAAGGCCTTCGGAACCTTCGTCCTCAGCGATGAAGGCCAGCAGCAGGCAGCCGACGCCGCCAAGAGCGCCCCGCTGTCAGCTGACCTTGCAGCGAAGGCCAAGACAGCGATCGACTCCATCAGCGTCGCCAAGTAA
- a CDS encoding SDR family oxidoreductase, giving the protein MESNQTRSAIVTGTSGGIGRAVAQRLAADGFAITAHYGGNRGRAEDVVDEVRAAGGQAIAVGGDAADESAMDKLFGAAEEAFGGVDVVVHTAGIMPLAPLTELDLAVFDQVQRTNVRGTAVVAQQAARRVRAGGAIVLFSTSITRLQSPGYAAYAMSKGAVEALTLVLARELRGRDVTVNTVAPGPTDTPLFREGKPAQLIETIAGLNPMGRLGTAEDIAGVVSALAGTARWVNGQVIYANGGAA; this is encoded by the coding sequence ATGGAAAGCAACCAGACCCGCAGCGCGATCGTGACCGGCACCTCCGGTGGCATAGGCCGCGCCGTGGCCCAACGCCTCGCCGCCGACGGCTTTGCCATCACTGCCCACTACGGCGGAAACCGCGGGCGGGCGGAAGACGTGGTGGATGAGGTCCGCGCGGCGGGCGGCCAGGCGATCGCCGTCGGCGGGGACGCTGCGGACGAGTCCGCCATGGACAAACTTTTCGGGGCTGCAGAAGAGGCGTTCGGCGGGGTCGACGTCGTCGTGCACACCGCGGGCATCATGCCGCTGGCGCCGTTGACCGAGCTGGACCTGGCGGTTTTTGACCAGGTGCAGCGCACAAACGTCAGGGGCACCGCCGTCGTCGCCCAGCAGGCAGCCCGTCGGGTTCGGGCGGGCGGGGCGATAGTCCTGTTCTCCACCAGCATCACCCGGCTCCAGTCGCCGGGCTACGCAGCGTACGCGATGTCGAAGGGCGCTGTCGAGGCGCTCACCCTGGTCCTGGCGCGCGAGTTGCGCGGCCGCGACGTCACCGTCAACACGGTGGCGCCGGGCCCCACAGACACGCCGCTGTTCCGTGAGGGAAAGCCTGCGCAGCTCATCGAAACCATTGCGGGGCTCAACCCCATGGGCCGGCTCGGCACGGCGGAGGACATTGCCGGGGTCGTCTCGGCGCTGGCCGGAACTGCCCGCTGGGTCAACGGCCAGGTAATCTACGCCAACGGCGGCGCGGCCTGA
- a CDS encoding AAA family ATPase, whose translation MTSQQITQNPFRPTAGAEPPQLIGRTGLLDEFSYGLQIRSGAPGLLTIFTGARGIGKTVMLGEAEDIARAQGWLVVSETATTGFLGRIGEAMRSAAEELGEGPKGRRITGIGAAGFSITAQLPPAQQLGWRQLGEQLLQLLDEKRTGLAITLDEIHGANRDELAQLAAFVQHFIRQGLPIALLFAGLPAAVSDLLNEGVATFLRRADRIDLHAAAIREVEESYLETFASLEHPISSKLIRKAAESTGGYPFLIQLVGYHLWQIAESTEAPLTAAGVDLALGAAHRKNTRVVLAAALATASPKDIEFLQAMSEDDGPSNTADIGRRLGDAKNTIGNYRARLIDAGLVQPAGRGVIDFAIPGLREYIAGI comes from the coding sequence GTGACCAGTCAGCAAATAACTCAGAATCCTTTCCGTCCCACGGCAGGAGCCGAGCCACCACAGCTCATCGGTCGAACCGGACTGCTGGACGAGTTCTCCTACGGTCTGCAGATCCGATCCGGGGCCCCTGGCTTGCTCACTATTTTCACCGGAGCCCGCGGTATCGGCAAGACCGTCATGCTCGGCGAGGCTGAAGATATCGCGCGTGCCCAAGGATGGCTGGTGGTCTCGGAGACTGCAACGACAGGTTTCTTGGGGCGAATAGGAGAAGCCATGCGTTCAGCGGCTGAAGAGCTGGGAGAAGGGCCGAAGGGCCGTCGAATTACGGGCATCGGAGCCGCAGGCTTCTCGATCACTGCTCAGTTGCCTCCGGCGCAGCAATTGGGATGGAGGCAATTGGGAGAGCAACTGTTGCAATTGCTGGATGAGAAGCGCACCGGGTTGGCTATCACCCTAGACGAGATTCACGGCGCCAACCGTGATGAACTTGCACAACTGGCCGCCTTCGTTCAGCACTTTATCCGCCAAGGACTGCCAATTGCTCTATTGTTTGCAGGCCTGCCCGCCGCCGTCTCCGATCTGCTCAATGAGGGCGTCGCAACATTCCTCCGCAGAGCCGACCGAATTGACTTGCATGCCGCGGCAATCCGCGAGGTTGAAGAATCTTACCTAGAAACGTTTGCAAGCCTAGAACACCCAATTTCGTCGAAACTCATTCGGAAAGCAGCCGAATCAACCGGAGGCTACCCATTCCTCATACAACTGGTGGGATACCACTTATGGCAGATAGCGGAGTCCACAGAAGCCCCGCTGACAGCAGCAGGCGTTGATCTGGCTTTAGGTGCCGCACACCGGAAAAACACTCGCGTAGTCCTAGCTGCGGCATTGGCCACGGCATCGCCCAAGGATATCGAGTTCTTACAGGCAATGTCTGAAGATGATGGGCCATCGAACACGGCTGATATCGGCAGGCGCCTCGGAGACGCAAAAAATACCATCGGCAACTACCGAGCCCGGCTCATCGACGCTGGGCTCGTCCAACCCGCAGGCCGTGGAGTGATTGACTTCGCCATCCCCGGCTTGCGTGAGTATATCGCCGGAATTTGA